Proteins from a genomic interval of Paraconexibacter algicola:
- a CDS encoding FHA domain-containing protein → MAVHCPECAFVNAEGANYCQKCGAYIGATGTAESGESQTATYRVGETGEFIPVDLDDVVAQGAALVIRAGGGRVGESFPLDGERHSIGRRPDSAVFLDDVTVSRDHALVVRRGADWHLDDLGSLNGTYVNRQRIESQRLADGDELQIGKYKLTFLTR, encoded by the coding sequence GTGGCCGTCCACTGCCCCGAGTGCGCCTTCGTCAACGCGGAGGGCGCGAACTACTGCCAGAAGTGCGGCGCGTACATCGGCGCGACCGGCACCGCGGAGTCCGGGGAGTCCCAGACGGCGACCTACCGCGTGGGGGAGACCGGGGAGTTCATCCCCGTCGACCTCGACGACGTCGTCGCGCAGGGCGCGGCGCTCGTCATCCGCGCCGGCGGCGGGCGGGTCGGCGAGAGCTTCCCGCTCGACGGCGAGCGCCACTCGATCGGCCGGCGCCCCGACTCCGCCGTCTTCCTCGACGACGTCACCGTCTCCCGCGACCACGCGCTCGTCGTCCGTCGTGGCGCCGACTGGCATCTCGACGACCTCGGGTCGCTCAACGGCACCTACGTGAACCGCCAGCGGATCGAGAGCCAGCGCCTCGCCGACGGCGACGAGCTGCAGATCGGCAAGTACAAGCTCACGTTCCTCACCCGTTGA
- a CDS encoding proline--tRNA ligase: MTRLSSLLLPTERQPPADAEALSHQLMVRAGLVRQIGAGLWSWLPAGWRVHQKIVQIVREEMDAIGGQEMLMPVLLPAELWKRSGRYDTVGAELMRLRDRKDADMVLAMTHEEAVTFHVAQVVKSYRELPKVLYHFQTKERDEPRPRAGVLRTREFVMKDAYSFDRDQAGLEETYEHHRGAYARIYDRCGLEWVECRSDVGMMGGTMAHEYMAPCAAGEDDVVIAGAYSANLEIASADAQPVELPAPLDAPVRVETPGARTIEAVSSLLGIPHGAQMKSFPVVAGEDRFLLVLVRGDHQISETKLRNHLGAPWRPATEEEIRERLGPPGSLGPVGAQVDVLLDRAVRDDDGASYTTGANEEGVHLQGVRPGRDFGFTRGDVREVVLGDTVDGVPVRIEPAIEIGNIFQLGTRYSEPLGATYLDPDGKQQPVVMGCYGIGPARIAAASVEQFADERGIAWPKAIAPWDVELVSLGKAGSPEREAADALYAELQEAGIEVVYDDRDGGAGAKFADAELLGCPLRLTLGRRSLESGRLEAQGRRGQVDHEEGVPVAGAAEAVQELWATLP; encoded by the coding sequence ATGACGCGTCTCTCCAGCCTGCTCCTGCCCACCGAGCGCCAGCCGCCCGCCGACGCCGAGGCCCTCTCGCACCAGCTGATGGTGCGCGCCGGGCTCGTGCGGCAGATCGGCGCGGGCCTGTGGAGCTGGCTGCCGGCCGGCTGGCGCGTCCACCAGAAGATCGTCCAGATCGTCCGCGAGGAGATGGACGCGATCGGCGGGCAGGAGATGCTCATGCCGGTCCTGCTGCCCGCCGAGCTGTGGAAGCGCTCCGGCCGCTACGACACCGTCGGCGCTGAGCTGATGCGCCTCCGCGACCGTAAGGACGCGGACATGGTGCTCGCGATGACCCACGAGGAGGCGGTGACCTTCCACGTCGCCCAGGTGGTGAAGTCCTACCGCGAGCTCCCCAAGGTCCTCTACCACTTCCAGACGAAGGAGCGCGACGAGCCGCGCCCGCGCGCCGGCGTGCTGCGCACGCGCGAGTTCGTCATGAAGGACGCCTACTCGTTCGACCGCGACCAGGCGGGCCTCGAGGAGACCTACGAGCACCACCGCGGCGCCTACGCCCGCATCTACGACCGCTGCGGCCTGGAGTGGGTCGAGTGCCGCTCCGACGTCGGGATGATGGGCGGCACGATGGCGCACGAGTACATGGCCCCGTGCGCCGCGGGGGAGGACGACGTCGTCATCGCCGGCGCCTACAGCGCGAACCTCGAGATCGCCAGCGCCGACGCGCAGCCCGTCGAGCTGCCCGCCCCGCTGGACGCCCCGGTCCGCGTCGAGACGCCCGGAGCGCGCACGATCGAGGCCGTCTCCTCGCTGCTGGGCATCCCGCACGGGGCGCAGATGAAGTCGTTCCCGGTCGTCGCGGGGGAGGACCGGTTCCTGCTCGTGCTCGTGCGCGGCGACCACCAGATCTCCGAGACGAAGCTGCGCAACCACCTCGGCGCGCCGTGGCGGCCCGCCACCGAGGAGGAGATCCGCGAGCGGCTCGGCCCGCCCGGCTCGCTGGGCCCCGTCGGCGCGCAGGTCGACGTGCTGCTCGACCGCGCCGTCCGCGACGACGACGGCGCCTCGTACACGACCGGCGCCAACGAGGAGGGCGTGCACCTCCAGGGCGTGCGGCCCGGCCGCGACTTCGGCTTCACGCGCGGGGACGTGCGCGAGGTCGTGCTCGGCGACACCGTCGACGGGGTCCCGGTCCGCATCGAGCCGGCGATCGAGATCGGCAACATCTTCCAGCTCGGCACCCGCTACTCCGAGCCGCTGGGCGCCACCTACCTGGACCCGGACGGCAAGCAGCAGCCGGTCGTCATGGGCTGCTACGGCATCGGGCCCGCGCGGATCGCCGCCGCCTCGGTCGAGCAGTTCGCCGACGAGCGCGGGATCGCGTGGCCGAAGGCGATCGCGCCGTGGGACGTCGAGCTCGTGTCGCTCGGCAAGGCCGGGTCGCCCGAGCGCGAGGCCGCCGACGCCCTCTACGCCGAGCTGCAGGAGGCGGGCATCGAGGTCGTGTACGACGACCGCGACGGTGGCGCCGGCGCGAAGTTCGCCGACGCCGAGCTGCTCGGCTGCCCGCTGCGGCTGACGCTCGGCCGCCGCTCGCTGGAGTCGGGCCGGCTCGAGGCGCAGGGTCGCCGCGGCCAGGTCGACCACGAGGAGGGCGTCCCCGTCGCGGGCGCCGCCGAGGCGGTGCAGGAGCTGTGGGCGACCCTCCCCTGA
- a CDS encoding calcium-binding protein: MGVPRIAFRARPLALLLAVAAAVPAAAAAAEPVGQPTLVAVPGAGGQPCPGADATACTVALVRDAAGRPAGMPRDGVLVAIRLRAAAGTTDELQVRVLRPDGAGLLRPVAAAPARALDGGTGVQRWPVRLAVREGDLLAVRGATLPPVAVASAVTGAAAVVAEPPAWPVGAASRAPDAAAGSPGDLQLAGDLEPDADGDAHGDLTQDDCPADPARVGACAIDLVASASAPTYAVAGRPLTHVYVVRNRGASPADAAVLDLESVEGATPTAVDAPGACAPTADVVTRCALGRLAPGDAVRVTVTLSGPVDAVARTQARASARGTELVAGDESAAAQTRLTAESVAPAARPFTVAPCANVQTGTGDDEVLNGTGFGDRLIGRAGRDLLRGGDGPDCLEGGPGSDVLDGGTGDDRLAGAAGNDRLEGGPGADTLRGGLGRDRLLGGAGADLLLPGPGVDRVEAGDGDDRVDARDRTAETVDCGRGSDQARVDRRDRVRGCERVARG, encoded by the coding sequence ATGGGGGTCCCACGCATCGCCTTCCGCGCCCGTCCGCTGGCGCTCCTCCTGGCCGTCGCCGCGGCGGTCCCGGCGGCCGCTGCCGCCGCCGAGCCGGTCGGGCAGCCGACCCTCGTCGCGGTCCCCGGCGCCGGAGGGCAGCCGTGCCCGGGTGCCGACGCGACCGCCTGCACCGTCGCGCTCGTCCGCGACGCCGCCGGCCGTCCGGCGGGCATGCCGCGCGACGGCGTCCTCGTCGCGATCCGGCTGCGGGCCGCCGCCGGGACCACCGACGAGCTCCAGGTCCGGGTGCTGCGCCCGGACGGGGCGGGTCTGCTGCGCCCGGTCGCCGCCGCCCCCGCGCGAGCGCTCGACGGCGGCACCGGGGTCCAGCGCTGGCCGGTGCGGCTCGCGGTCCGCGAGGGGGACCTGCTCGCGGTCCGCGGCGCGACGCTGCCGCCGGTCGCCGTCGCCTCCGCGGTCACGGGGGCGGCCGCGGTCGTCGCGGAGCCTCCGGCCTGGCCGGTCGGCGCGGCGTCGCGCGCCCCTGACGCCGCGGCAGGCTCCCCGGGCGACCTCCAGCTCGCGGGCGACCTCGAGCCCGACGCCGACGGGGACGCTCACGGCGACCTCACCCAGGACGACTGCCCCGCCGATCCCGCGCGGGTCGGCGCCTGCGCCATCGACCTCGTCGCGAGCGCGTCGGCGCCCACCTACGCGGTCGCCGGGCGGCCGCTGACCCACGTCTACGTCGTGCGCAACCGCGGCGCCAGCCCCGCCGACGCGGCCGTCCTCGACCTCGAGTCCGTCGAGGGCGCCACGCCGACCGCCGTGGACGCCCCCGGGGCGTGCGCGCCGACGGCCGACGTCGTGACCCGCTGCGCGCTCGGCCGGCTCGCGCCCGGGGACGCCGTCAGGGTCACCGTGACGCTGTCCGGGCCCGTCGACGCGGTCGCCCGCACGCAGGCGCGCGCGAGCGCGCGCGGGACCGAGCTCGTCGCCGGTGACGAGTCCGCCGCCGCGCAGACCCGCCTGACCGCCGAGAGCGTCGCCCCGGCCGCGCGCCCGTTCACCGTCGCTCCGTGCGCGAACGTCCAGACCGGGACCGGGGACGACGAGGTCCTGAACGGCACCGGCTTCGGGGACCGGCTGATCGGCCGGGCGGGCCGCGACCTGCTGCGCGGCGGCGACGGCCCCGACTGCCTGGAGGGCGGGCCGGGCAGCGACGTCCTGGACGGCGGCACCGGGGACGACCGCCTCGCCGGGGCCGCCGGGAACGACCGGCTGGAGGGTGGCCCGGGCGCCGACACCCTGCGCGGCGGGCTCGGACGGGACCGGCTGCTCGGCGGCGCCGGGGCGGACCTCCTGCTGCCGGGCCCCGGGGTGGACCGCGTCGAGGCCGGCGACGGCGACGACCGCGTCGACGCGCGCGACCGCACCGCGGAGACCGTCGACTGCGGTCGCGGTTCGGACCAGGCCCGCGTCGACCGCCGCGACCGCGTCCGCGGCTGCGAGCGCGTGGCGCGCGGCTGA
- a CDS encoding superoxide dismutase: protein MAFTVPPLPYAFDALEPHIDAQTMEIHHDKHHQAYVDKLNAAVEGTEWADKSIEEIVANLDSLPDDKKGPVRNNGGGHYNHSLFWESLSGSGGGAPDGELGAAIDEAFGSFDAFKEQFEAAGVGQFGSGWAWLVLDGGTLAITSTPNQDSPLTAGKTPLLGNDVWEHAYYLKYQNKRPDYLKAFWNVVDWAKVAERFAAAK, encoded by the coding sequence ATGGCCTTCACCGTTCCCCCGCTCCCCTACGCCTTCGACGCGCTCGAGCCGCACATCGACGCGCAGACGATGGAGATCCATCACGACAAGCACCACCAGGCCTACGTCGACAAGCTCAACGCCGCGGTCGAGGGCACCGAGTGGGCCGACAAGTCGATCGAGGAGATCGTCGCGAACCTCGACAGCCTCCCCGACGACAAGAAGGGCCCGGTCCGCAACAACGGCGGCGGCCACTACAACCACAGCCTGTTCTGGGAGTCGCTGAGCGGCTCCGGCGGCGGCGCCCCCGACGGGGAGCTCGGCGCGGCGATCGACGAGGCGTTCGGCTCGTTCGACGCCTTCAAGGAGCAGTTCGAGGCGGCCGGCGTCGGCCAGTTCGGCTCCGGCTGGGCGTGGCTCGTGCTCGACGGCGGCACGCTCGCGATCACCAGCACCCCGAACCAGGACTCGCCGCTCACCGCGGGCAAGACCCCGCTGCTGGGCAACGACGTCTGGGAGCACGCGTACTACCTGAAGTACCAGAACAAGCGCCCGGACTACCTGAAGGCGTTCTGGAACGTCGTCGACTGGGCGAAGGTCGCGGAGCGCTTCGCCGCCGCGAAGTAG
- the ftsR gene encoding transcriptional regulator FtsR, with the protein MSVAEPHLDPIGGPGEPDPEPSERPRKSMTIGAVCKSLQTEFPDISISKIRYLEDQKLLQPRRTPGGYRLYSASDVQRLRTILRLQRDEFLPLRVIRQELASGRAQEDERATPAPSGPGADPRARRRTSVTVSPNAPMYSLADVVEETRADPKLVQELEEYGVIRGDLRAGTKYYDETEREIVRAVAELARYGVGGRNLRVFRTSADREAALLQQLLAPALRSRNVERRKEALEALENLAAVTTHLKHLLLIRDLRKIAG; encoded by the coding sequence ATGTCGGTGGCCGAGCCGCACCTCGACCCGATCGGTGGTCCCGGCGAGCCCGACCCCGAGCCGTCCGAGCGGCCGCGCAAGTCGATGACGATCGGGGCGGTCTGCAAGTCGCTGCAGACCGAGTTCCCCGACATCTCGATCTCGAAGATCCGCTACCTCGAGGACCAGAAGCTGCTGCAGCCGCGGCGCACGCCCGGCGGCTACCGGCTGTACAGCGCCTCCGACGTCCAGCGGCTGCGCACGATCCTGCGGCTCCAGCGCGACGAGTTCCTGCCGCTGCGCGTCATCCGCCAGGAGCTCGCCTCCGGCCGCGCCCAGGAGGACGAGCGCGCCACCCCGGCCCCGTCCGGCCCCGGCGCCGACCCGCGCGCCCGCCGCCGCACGAGCGTCACCGTCAGCCCCAACGCCCCGATGTACTCGCTCGCCGACGTCGTCGAGGAGACCCGCGCCGACCCGAAGCTCGTGCAGGAGCTCGAGGAGTACGGCGTCATCCGCGGCGACCTCCGCGCGGGCACGAAGTACTACGACGAGACCGAGCGGGAGATCGTGCGCGCCGTCGCCGAGCTCGCCCGCTACGGCGTCGGCGGACGCAACCTGCGCGTGTTCCGCACCTCCGCCGACCGCGAGGCCGCACTGCTGCAGCAGCTGCTCGCGCCGGCGCTGCGCTCGCGCAACGTCGAGCGCCGCAAGGAGGCGCTGGAGGCGCTCGAGAACCTCGCCGCGGTCACCACGCACCTCAAGCACCTGCTGCTGATCCGCGACCTGCGCAAGATCGCCGGGTGA
- a CDS encoding adenine phosphoribosyltransferase, producing the protein MSTPDPKAVDLRAAIREIPDFPSPGIGFKDITTLLADPVALDAAVRGLAAAARPLAPDVVIGAEARGFLLGPALARELGCGFVLARKPGKLPHTTVRAEYALEYGTDALELHSDAVAHGARVLVHDDLLATGGTARALCELVEQLGGTVAGCAFLVELAFLPGRAALEPRPVHALVTYESE; encoded by the coding sequence GTGAGCACGCCCGACCCGAAAGCCGTCGACCTGCGCGCGGCGATCCGGGAGATCCCGGACTTCCCGTCGCCCGGCATCGGCTTCAAGGACATCACCACGCTGCTCGCCGACCCCGTGGCGCTCGACGCGGCCGTCCGCGGCCTCGCCGCGGCGGCGCGCCCGCTGGCCCCGGACGTCGTCATCGGGGCGGAGGCCCGCGGCTTCCTGCTCGGACCGGCGCTCGCCCGCGAGCTGGGCTGCGGCTTCGTGCTCGCCCGCAAGCCGGGCAAGCTCCCGCACACCACCGTCCGGGCCGAGTACGCGCTCGAGTACGGCACCGACGCCCTGGAGCTGCACAGCGACGCCGTCGCCCACGGGGCGCGCGTCCTCGTCCACGACGACCTGCTGGCCACCGGCGGGACCGCCCGCGCGCTGTGCGAGCTCGTCGAGCAGCTCGGCGGCACCGTCGCGGGCTGCGCGTTCCTCGTGGAGCTCGCGTTCCTGCCCGGCCGTGCCGCGCTCGAGCCGCGCCCCGTCCACGCGCTGGTCACCTACGAGAGCGAGTAG
- a CDS encoding CDP-alcohol phosphatidyltransferase family protein, which yields MGDPPLTPRERVEQARENTRERVEQARDTARGRVEQARETTLERTEDIRMTARRLFGLDRSGPPPRATLEDAPWNVWTIPNAIGFVRALLIPVFLVLALGSESGTDALPAIIFAVIGWSDYLDGFAARITGQYSRFGALLDPIVDRMLVISGVVVVWNFELLPRWALALVVAREVLMLFGGRYALKRGATLRINWPGRLAVGPTMGAIFFALVDLHWLAVASLVLGLGLGWTATVLYIREARRQIAARNGAPSSSG from the coding sequence GTGGGCGACCCTCCCCTGACGCCGCGCGAACGCGTCGAGCAGGCCCGCGAGAACACGCGCGAGCGCGTCGAGCAGGCGCGCGACACCGCGCGCGGCCGCGTCGAGCAGGCGCGCGAGACGACGCTCGAGCGCACCGAGGACATCCGCATGACCGCGCGGCGGCTGTTCGGGCTCGACCGCTCGGGCCCGCCGCCCCGCGCCACGCTCGAGGACGCGCCCTGGAACGTCTGGACGATCCCGAACGCGATCGGCTTCGTGCGGGCCCTGCTGATCCCCGTGTTCCTCGTCCTCGCGCTCGGCTCCGAGTCCGGGACCGACGCGCTGCCGGCGATCATCTTCGCGGTCATCGGCTGGAGCGACTACCTCGACGGGTTCGCGGCGCGGATCACCGGCCAGTACTCGCGGTTCGGCGCGCTGCTGGACCCGATCGTCGACCGGATGCTCGTGATCTCCGGCGTCGTCGTGGTCTGGAACTTCGAGCTGCTGCCCCGCTGGGCGCTGGCGCTCGTCGTCGCGCGCGAGGTGCTGATGCTGTTCGGCGGCCGCTACGCGCTGAAGCGCGGCGCGACGCTGCGGATCAACTGGCCCGGGCGGCTCGCGGTCGGGCCGACGATGGGGGCGATCTTCTTCGCGCTCGTCGACCTGCACTGGCTGGCGGTGGCGAGCCTCGTGCTCGGCCTCGGCCTGGGCTGGACCGCGACCGTCCTGTACATCCGTGAGGCGCGCCGCCAGATCGCTGCACGGAACGGTGCACCCTCAAGCTCTGGTTGA